In the genome of Spirochaetia bacterium, one region contains:
- the surE gene encoding 5'/3'-nucleotidase SurE has protein sequence MKILLSNDDGYDSEGLLVLEKVLMEDGHQVSVCAPSTQRSASSHSITLFSDIKVKEYAPSHYRCSGTPADCLFCGFGSNVLSPSDYDLVISGINKGYNLSSDMLYSGTVGVAQEAAIWGIKSIAISCFDDLSGTFPFEFSARFLLAHLESFVSVCNRWTFVNINVPANPDGSWKVADLGFLNYGDAFTCGEEEGSYRIIGGKTPVVSARDGNFPVDLELVKASAISVSAVRVLPTVDAGLQQRLQQLSSQES, from the coding sequence ATGAAGATATTGCTTTCAAATGATGATGGTTATGACAGTGAAGGGCTGCTTGTCTTGGAAAAGGTGCTCATGGAAGATGGACACCAGGTCAGTGTATGTGCCCCATCTACCCAGCGCAGTGCCTCAAGCCATTCCATAACACTTTTTTCTGACATCAAGGTAAAGGAGTATGCGCCGTCCCATTACCGTTGTTCAGGGACTCCTGCAGATTGTCTTTTCTGTGGTTTTGGAAGCAACGTGCTTTCTCCTTCTGACTATGACCTTGTCATCAGCGGCATAAACAAGGGTTACAATCTTTCTTCTGACATGTTGTATTCAGGGACGGTAGGCGTAGCCCAGGAAGCCGCTATCTGGGGAATCAAATCCATTGCCATTTCCTGTTTCGATGATTTGAGCGGTACGTTTCCCTTTGAATTTTCTGCAAGGTTTCTCCTTGCACATCTGGAATCCTTTGTTTCCGTATGCAACAGGTGGACTTTCGTCAATATCAATGTACCGGCCAATCCAGATGGCTCCTGGAAAGTCGCAGACTTAGGTTTCCTCAATTATGGGGATGCATTTACCTGCGGGGAAGAAGAGGGTTCCTATAGGATCATAGGCGGTAAGACTCCTGTTGTAAGTGCACGGGACGGCAACTTTCCCGTTGATCTTGAGCTTGTCAAGGCTTCGGCTATTTCAGTAAGTGCAGTCCGTGTGTTGCCTACCGTCGATGCTGGCCTGCAGCAGAGGCTTCAGCAACTTTCTTCACAGGAGAGCTGA